From Parasphaerochaeta coccoides DSM 17374, a single genomic window includes:
- a CDS encoding cysteine desulfurase, translating to MSDIMSGTRKIQEYREDFPILSHSSGDERTVYLDSAATSQRPRQVLDAMTRYYETANANPHRGVYALAVASTEAYEGARSKVASFIGAASPQEIIFTRNTTESINLIAWTYARSILKKGDEVVIPVSEHHSNLVPWQIVCAETGASLVYLYLDDDGYIRDEDIKTKITARTKIVAFAVVSNVLGVEVPVRRIVEKAHEAGAVVIADCAQSIPHERLDVQALDLDFATFSGHKMFAPLGIGVLYGKKDILKDMPPFLTGGDMIEYVTEQHATFAPLPQRFEAGTQNVEGAVGLAAAIDYIEAVGYDEIRRVEKEVTDYALDTLGGLPWIHIYGKAREGDGRYPVMSFTVDGIHPHDVASILDTEGVAIRAGHHCAQPLMQYLGAHATCRASISIYNTREDIDALVAALKKAREVFGYGS from the coding sequence ATGAGCGACATAATGAGCGGCACACGGAAAATACAAGAATACAGAGAGGATTTCCCCATCCTTTCCCATTCATCAGGGGATGAAAGAACCGTCTATCTGGACAGCGCGGCGACTTCACAACGGCCTCGGCAAGTACTTGATGCCATGACCCGGTATTATGAGACGGCCAACGCGAATCCTCACCGTGGGGTATATGCTCTGGCGGTGGCTTCGACGGAAGCCTATGAAGGCGCCCGATCAAAGGTTGCTTCCTTCATTGGCGCAGCCTCTCCGCAGGAGATTATCTTCACCCGCAATACTACGGAGTCGATCAATCTCATTGCGTGGACGTATGCACGAAGCATTTTGAAAAAGGGAGACGAAGTAGTCATACCCGTGTCGGAGCATCATAGCAACTTAGTCCCTTGGCAGATAGTTTGTGCGGAAACGGGAGCCTCTTTAGTCTATCTCTACCTTGATGATGACGGTTATATTCGTGATGAGGACATCAAAACCAAGATTACAGCTCGCACCAAGATTGTCGCTTTCGCAGTGGTGAGCAATGTATTGGGCGTCGAAGTGCCGGTTCGCCGTATTGTGGAGAAAGCCCATGAAGCAGGAGCCGTCGTGATTGCTGACTGTGCCCAAAGCATCCCCCATGAAAGGCTTGACGTACAGGCGCTTGATCTGGACTTTGCCACTTTTTCCGGCCACAAGATGTTCGCTCCCCTGGGCATCGGGGTTCTTTATGGAAAGAAGGATATTCTGAAGGATATGCCGCCATTTCTCACCGGCGGCGACATGATTGAATATGTGACGGAACAGCATGCCACCTTTGCGCCGCTTCCCCAGCGTTTTGAGGCGGGTACGCAGAATGTGGAAGGAGCTGTCGGTCTGGCGGCTGCCATAGATTACATTGAGGCGGTCGGCTATGATGAAATCCGGAGGGTTGAGAAAGAGGTGACGGACTATGCCCTGGATACGTTGGGCGGCTTGCCCTGGATTCATATTTACGGCAAGGCGAGGGAAGGTGACGGGCGTTACCCTGTCATGTCCTTCACCGTAGATGGCATCCATCCCCATGACGTGGCATCCATCCTGGATACGGAGGGCGTCGCAATTCGCGCGGGACATCACTGCGCCCAGCCTCTGATGCAGTATCTGGGGGCGCATGCCACCTGTCGCGCCAGCATAAGCATCTACAATACGCGGGAAGACATTGACGCCTTGGTCGCCGCGTTAAAGAAAGCGAGGGAAGTATTCGGCTATGGATCTTAA
- a CDS encoding SufD family Fe-S cluster assembly protein produces MKTEKLTIHDVNILPRLTYRRMGLNGGDFQDELAVAGSLPKKPVPPPSDDYVIKDSAAFTSQVAVPSGIGDQFVAHVRSSANAGFFIGVKPHVRVTDPIIIPYVVDSSSPAIVDDTVLVAGEGSNVTLVQTIHSAGTPAAARYYAGSTRVVAHPHSHVTIVQVQLLDDQAVSFIDCGVHAEEGATVKVVHVLIGGRRMFGGSKAFLAGDDASYELGTMFLGDNERVSEMNYMATHQGKRTHSDLVGRGALLDKAVKTFKGTIDFLPGAVGSKGAEEEFSLMFSPQVRNKSVPLILCGEEDVEGAHAVSTGRIDVDSLFYLMSRGLDETTARKLLVEAQFEPIIAMIPDENIRDEVSTVIATRLAAQ; encoded by the coding sequence ATGAAGACAGAAAAACTTACCATACATGATGTGAATATCCTTCCCCGGCTGACCTACCGTCGGATGGGACTGAACGGCGGAGATTTCCAGGATGAGCTTGCCGTGGCCGGTTCTCTGCCCAAGAAGCCTGTCCCCCCTCCGTCGGATGATTATGTCATCAAGGACAGTGCGGCTTTCACTTCTCAGGTTGCCGTTCCATCGGGCATAGGCGACCAGTTCGTCGCGCATGTCCGTTCTTCGGCGAACGCCGGGTTCTTCATTGGCGTGAAGCCGCATGTCCGAGTGACCGACCCAATCATCATCCCTTATGTCGTGGATAGCTCATCGCCAGCCATTGTCGATGACACGGTTCTTGTGGCCGGGGAGGGAAGCAATGTGACGCTCGTCCAGACCATTCATTCGGCGGGAACGCCAGCGGCGGCACGGTACTACGCAGGCTCTACGCGCGTGGTTGCCCATCCTCATTCTCACGTGACCATCGTGCAGGTTCAGTTGCTGGATGACCAGGCGGTGAGTTTCATTGACTGTGGCGTGCATGCTGAAGAAGGAGCCACAGTGAAAGTCGTCCACGTACTGATTGGCGGACGGCGCATGTTCGGCGGATCCAAGGCGTTCCTTGCCGGGGACGATGCTTCCTATGAGTTGGGAACCATGTTCCTTGGAGACAATGAGCGCGTGTCCGAGATGAACTACATGGCGACCCACCAGGGGAAACGCACCCACTCCGACCTGGTGGGGCGTGGTGCTTTGCTTGACAAAGCGGTCAAGACATTCAAAGGCACCATAGACTTTCTCCCCGGCGCGGTCGGAAGCAAAGGAGCCGAGGAGGAATTTTCCTTGATGTTCAGCCCACAGGTAAGGAATAAATCAGTCCCCCTGATTCTCTGCGGAGAGGAAGACGTGGAAGGCGCCCATGCGGTGAGTACCGGACGGATTGATGTAGATTCCCTGTTCTACCTGATGAGCCGCGGCCTGGATGAAACGACGGCCAGGAAGCTGTTGGTAGAAGCCCAGTTCGAGCCCATCATAGCTATGATCCCTGATGAAAATATCCGTGATGAAGTATCCACGGTCATTGCGACAAGGCTGGCAGCACAATGA
- the sufB gene encoding Fe-S cluster assembly protein SufB, which yields MPMEAQRKKTQLEEMDLSRWDFRYEEDAAFKTRKGLTPEIVETISRAKNDPPWMREFRLHSLETYYKLENPVWGPDLSALDMNEIVTYLKPKTDMKTSWKDLPENIRGTFDKLGIPQAEKESLAGVGAQYDSEVVYHNMRKEVEDLGVVYCDMETALRDYEDLVKTHFMKMVPPSDHKYVALHGAVWSGGSFVYVPKDVKVPIPLQSYFRQNAPGTGQFEHTLIIVEPGADLHFIEGCSAPKYNVLNIHAGCVELYVAEEARLRYSTIENWSKNMWNLNTKRAHVQKKGTIEWVSGSFGSQISMLYPSSVLLGEGAHSEFTGITFAGKGQELDTGTKVFHLAPFTTSSVNTKSISKNGGKCITRSQVMVAKEAVHSKNTVSCESLMLDSISRSDTIPGMDIRTDDVDIGHEARIGRISDQAIYYLMTRGLGEQEAKTLIVRGFAEPIAKELPLEYAVEMNNLITLEMEGSIG from the coding sequence ATGCCTATGGAAGCACAGAGAAAAAAGACCCAGCTTGAAGAAATGGATCTGTCACGCTGGGATTTCCGTTATGAGGAAGATGCCGCCTTCAAGACACGCAAGGGGCTGACTCCGGAGATTGTCGAAACGATTTCCCGCGCAAAGAATGATCCCCCGTGGATGCGGGAGTTCCGCCTCCACAGCCTTGAGACTTACTACAAGCTGGAGAATCCCGTGTGGGGGCCAGATTTATCCGCGTTGGACATGAATGAAATAGTGACATATCTCAAGCCGAAGACCGACATGAAGACCTCTTGGAAAGACCTTCCGGAGAACATCAGGGGAACTTTTGACAAGCTGGGTATTCCCCAGGCGGAAAAAGAATCCCTTGCGGGAGTAGGTGCCCAATATGATTCCGAGGTCGTCTACCACAACATGCGTAAGGAAGTCGAGGATCTGGGAGTCGTCTACTGTGACATGGAGACCGCCCTGCGTGATTATGAAGACCTGGTGAAAACCCATTTCATGAAGATGGTTCCTCCTTCCGACCATAAGTATGTCGCCTTGCATGGGGCTGTCTGGTCTGGCGGTTCGTTCGTCTATGTGCCGAAGGACGTGAAGGTTCCCATCCCCCTGCAATCCTATTTCCGGCAGAACGCTCCGGGGACAGGACAGTTCGAGCATACCCTGATTATTGTGGAGCCAGGTGCCGATCTGCATTTCATTGAAGGATGTTCCGCTCCCAAGTACAATGTGCTGAACATCCATGCCGGATGCGTGGAGCTGTATGTTGCGGAAGAAGCGCGCCTGCGCTATTCCACCATAGAAAACTGGTCCAAGAACATGTGGAACCTCAACACCAAGCGCGCCCACGTCCAAAAGAAGGGAACCATAGAATGGGTGTCCGGTTCCTTCGGCTCCCAGATATCCATGCTCTATCCCTCAAGCGTCCTGCTGGGTGAAGGCGCCCATTCGGAATTTACGGGCATTACATTCGCCGGCAAGGGACAGGAACTGGACACGGGAACCAAGGTGTTCCATCTGGCTCCCTTCACCACCAGTTCGGTCAACACCAAATCCATCTCCAAGAACGGAGGAAAGTGCATTACCCGCAGCCAAGTGATGGTCGCCAAGGAAGCCGTCCATTCCAAGAATACAGTATCCTGCGAATCCCTGATGCTGGACAGCATCTCCCGTTCAGATACCATCCCCGGCATGGACATCCGCACTGATGATGTGGATATCGGGCATGAGGCGCGGATAGGACGGATAAGCGACCAGGCAATCTACTACCTGATGACCCGCGGATTGGGAGAGCAAGAAGCCAAGACCTTAATTGTCAGGGGCTTCGCGGAACCCATCGCCAAGGAGCTGCCGCTTGAATATGCGGTTGAGATGAACAATCTCATCACCCTTGAGATGGAGGGCAGCATTGGCTGA
- the sufC gene encoding Fe-S cluster assembly ATPase SufC, which produces MSKELLKITDVSVKVEDKELLSHIDLTIKEGELHVLMGPNGAGKSTLGNVIMGHPSFTVEDGTIFFDGEDITEMDTDKRAKLGLFLSFQNPEEVPGINMENFIRTAKSALRGEEENVFIFNVELRKKMSELDMDPSYARRYLNVGFSGGEKKKAEILQMLTLEPKLAILDETDSGLDVDAVRVVSQGIEKFRTDKNALLVITHNTRILEHMRPDFVHVLVKGRLVTTGDASLIKQINEQGYTIFIGKQE; this is translated from the coding sequence GTGTCAAAGGAATTGCTGAAAATCACGGATGTATCCGTGAAAGTCGAAGATAAGGAATTGCTCAGTCATATCGATCTGACCATCAAGGAGGGCGAGCTTCATGTCCTGATGGGACCAAACGGAGCGGGAAAGTCCACCTTGGGCAATGTCATCATGGGTCATCCATCGTTCACCGTTGAAGACGGGACAATTTTCTTTGATGGAGAAGACATCACGGAAATGGATACCGACAAGAGAGCCAAGCTCGGACTCTTTCTTTCCTTCCAGAATCCGGAAGAAGTTCCGGGCATCAACATGGAGAATTTCATCCGTACAGCAAAAAGCGCCCTCCGGGGAGAAGAAGAAAATGTTTTCATCTTCAATGTCGAGCTTCGGAAAAAAATGAGCGAACTGGATATGGATCCTTCCTATGCCCGTAGATACCTGAACGTAGGTTTCTCCGGTGGTGAGAAGAAGAAGGCGGAAATCCTTCAGATGCTGACCCTTGAACCAAAGCTGGCCATCCTTGATGAAACGGACTCTGGTCTGGATGTCGATGCCGTGAGAGTCGTCTCCCAGGGCATTGAGAAGTTCCGCACTGATAAGAACGCGCTGCTCGTCATCACCCACAATACCCGCATCCTCGAACATATGCGCCCTGATTTCGTCCATGTCCTGGTCAAGGGCCGCTTGGTGACTACCGGCGACGCATCCCTGATCAAACAAATCAACGAGCAGGGCTACACCATTTTCATCGGGAAGCAGGAGTAG
- a CDS encoding ribonucleotide-diphosphate reductase subunit beta produces the protein MPVTGDKDKYNDDCFPIYRKPIFNEHGDTGLDKRRMVGGNTTNLNDFNNLKYGWTSDWYRQAMNNFWIPEEINMNTDVQDYRRLSPAEKTAYDKILSFLIFLDSVQTANLPNLAQFITANEVNLCLTIQAFQEAIHSQSYSYMLDTICSPDERTGILYQWRDDAHLLARNKFIGDLYQNFMVNQDVCQIVKTMVANYILEGIYFYSGFMFFYNLGRNNKMPGSVQEIRYINRDETTHLWLFRSILREMQKEEPAMFTPNLVDEYRAMIKQGADQEIAWGHYVIGDDIVGLNKDMVTDYIQYLGNLRCTDLGFQPIYEGHDKEPETMKWVGQYSNANLIKTDFFEARNTAYAKSTSLLDDL, from the coding sequence ATGCCCGTGACTGGAGACAAAGACAAATACAATGATGACTGTTTCCCGATTTACCGCAAGCCAATCTTCAATGAACATGGAGACACTGGCCTGGACAAAAGACGTATGGTAGGCGGAAACACCACCAATTTGAATGATTTCAACAATCTGAAGTACGGATGGACGAGCGATTGGTACAGGCAGGCAATGAACAATTTCTGGATACCAGAGGAAATCAACATGAACACTGATGTCCAGGACTATCGCAGGTTAAGTCCTGCGGAGAAGACGGCATATGACAAGATTCTGTCGTTCCTCATCTTTCTTGACAGCGTGCAGACGGCGAACCTGCCAAACCTTGCCCAATTCATCACCGCCAACGAGGTCAACCTTTGCCTGACCATACAGGCGTTCCAGGAAGCCATCCACAGCCAGAGCTACAGCTATATGCTCGATACCATCTGTTCTCCGGACGAACGTACCGGGATACTCTACCAGTGGCGTGACGACGCGCACCTTCTTGCCCGCAATAAGTTCATTGGAGATCTCTACCAGAACTTCATGGTCAACCAGGATGTCTGTCAGATTGTGAAGACGATGGTGGCCAACTACATCCTTGAAGGCATTTATTTCTACAGCGGGTTCATGTTCTTCTATAACCTGGGGCGGAACAACAAGATGCCCGGTTCAGTCCAGGAAATACGCTACATCAACCGTGACGAGACAACCCATCTCTGGCTTTTCCGTTCAATTCTCAGGGAGATGCAGAAGGAGGAACCGGCCATGTTCACTCCTAATCTGGTGGATGAGTACCGTGCCATGATAAAGCAGGGCGCCGACCAGGAAATAGCCTGGGGACACTATGTCATTGGAGATGACATCGTAGGGCTGAACAAGGATATGGTCACTGATTACATCCAGTATCTGGGAAATCTGCGTTGCACCGACCTGGGCTTTCAGCCCATCTATGAGGGGCATGACAAGGAGCCGGAGACAATGAAATGGGTCGGTCAGTATTCCAACGCCAATCTGATCAAGACTGATTTCTTTGAGGCACGCAACACAGCCTATGCCAAAAGCACTTCCTTGCTTGATGATCTGTAA
- a CDS encoding ribonucleoside-diphosphate reductase subunit alpha: protein MPAMETIIKRTGKPETYQEHKITAAMKAAFASRSHTADDTILSRLTGEVHDELTRLHASGTMVDVELIQDTVEKILMKHEYFDVAKSYILYRSVRTKKRDDRKKILNLLPVPELEPVLISIQRDYADAPYQLDLLYGKFSAFSKPGMETDESLGMLVRAAVEMTTQDAPDWEFIAARLRYLQFSLTLKKQESRYGFSDLFGKIRFLTTEGLYGAYILEKYTHEEIDRAAAFIDEKRNDFLTYSALDLLLQRYVIRSHEGELLETPQELFLGIALHLAMDEKKDRLDWVRRFYDMISTLKVTMATPTLSNARKPYHQLSSCFIDTVPDTLDGIYRSVTNFSQVSKFGGGMGLYFGKVRAVGSAIRDFKGVAGGVIRWIKLANDTAVAVDQLGMRQGAVAVYLDAWHKDLPEFLQLRTNNGDDRMKAHDVFPGVCYPDLFWRMVENDIEGTWNLMCPYEIYKVKGYHLEDSYGDEWEKRYHECLNDPAVPKRPIKIKELVRMIIKSGVETGTPFAFFRDAVNKANPNAHKGMIYCSNLCTEIAQNMAPITQESVEVTTEGAGGDIVVVEKTKPGEFVVCNLASLVLGNINVDDPVEVEGIVTATVRALDNVIDLNMYPVPYAEITNKRYRAIGLGTSGYHHMLAKKGVAWESEAHLGIADRVFEAINYWAVKASSDIAAEKGSYAYFEGSDWQTGAYFDKRNYTGDRWAALRSTVAKQGMRNAYLIAIAPTSSTSILAGTTAGLDPVLRRFFLEEKKKNILPRVAPELSPKTYWLYKNAHLIDQIWTVRAAGVRQRHVDQAQSLNLYITTDMSFRQIMNLYVEAWKNGVKTIYYLRSKALEVDECDSCAS from the coding sequence ATGCCAGCAATGGAAACTATCATAAAGAGGACGGGAAAACCCGAAACCTATCAGGAACATAAGATTACCGCGGCAATGAAGGCCGCTTTCGCAAGCCGATCCCACACCGCGGATGATACGATTCTTTCCCGCCTGACAGGAGAAGTCCATGATGAACTGACGCGCCTTCATGCCTCCGGGACAATGGTGGATGTCGAATTGATTCAGGATACCGTGGAAAAAATCCTGATGAAGCATGAATACTTTGATGTTGCCAAGAGCTACATCCTGTACCGTTCCGTGCGCACGAAAAAACGGGATGACAGGAAGAAAATCCTCAATCTGCTCCCTGTGCCGGAACTTGAGCCTGTTCTCATTTCAATACAACGCGACTATGCGGATGCTCCCTACCAGCTTGACCTTCTTTATGGGAAGTTCAGTGCTTTCAGTAAACCGGGGATGGAGACGGACGAGTCTCTGGGCATGCTGGTTCGCGCCGCAGTCGAGATGACCACCCAAGACGCTCCTGACTGGGAGTTCATAGCCGCCCGCCTCCGCTATCTGCAATTCTCCCTCACGCTGAAGAAGCAGGAGTCCCGTTACGGATTCTCCGACCTGTTCGGCAAGATTCGCTTTCTGACCACGGAAGGCCTCTATGGAGCTTACATCCTGGAGAAATATACCCATGAGGAGATTGACAGGGCAGCGGCATTCATTGATGAGAAAAGAAATGATTTTCTTACATATTCGGCTCTGGACCTTCTCTTGCAACGTTACGTGATTCGCAGTCATGAAGGGGAACTGCTTGAGACTCCGCAGGAACTTTTTCTCGGCATAGCCCTCCACCTGGCCATGGATGAGAAGAAGGACAGGCTGGACTGGGTTCGGCGTTTCTACGACATGATCAGCACCCTGAAAGTCACCATGGCGACGCCGACGTTGTCAAATGCCCGCAAGCCATACCACCAGCTTTCCTCCTGTTTCATTGATACAGTCCCCGATACGTTGGATGGAATCTACCGGTCGGTCACTAACTTTTCCCAAGTATCCAAGTTCGGGGGAGGCATGGGATTGTACTTTGGCAAGGTGCGTGCTGTTGGCTCTGCCATCCGGGACTTCAAAGGAGTGGCCGGCGGCGTCATCAGATGGATCAAGCTTGCTAACGACACTGCGGTCGCGGTGGATCAGCTGGGCATGCGTCAGGGAGCCGTGGCAGTTTATCTTGACGCCTGGCACAAGGATCTGCCGGAATTCCTCCAGCTCAGGACGAACAACGGCGATGACCGGATGAAGGCTCATGATGTGTTTCCCGGAGTGTGTTACCCCGATCTTTTCTGGAGGATGGTAGAGAACGACATTGAGGGAACCTGGAACCTGATGTGTCCTTATGAGATATACAAGGTCAAAGGCTACCACCTTGAGGATTCTTACGGAGATGAGTGGGAAAAAAGATACCATGAATGTTTAAACGACCCGGCGGTTCCCAAACGTCCCATCAAGATTAAAGAACTGGTTCGCATGATCATCAAGAGCGGTGTTGAGACGGGAACGCCTTTCGCGTTCTTCCGTGACGCGGTGAACAAGGCCAATCCCAACGCTCACAAAGGCATGATTTATTGCTCGAACCTTTGTACGGAAATTGCCCAGAACATGGCTCCTATCACGCAGGAGAGCGTGGAAGTCACCACTGAAGGAGCGGGAGGGGACATTGTTGTCGTGGAGAAAACAAAGCCGGGCGAGTTCGTTGTCTGCAACCTGGCATCCTTGGTGCTGGGAAACATCAATGTTGATGACCCGGTGGAGGTTGAAGGCATCGTCACGGCTACGGTCAGGGCGTTGGACAATGTAATCGACCTGAACATGTACCCCGTGCCGTATGCGGAGATCACCAACAAGCGTTACCGGGCAATTGGGCTGGGAACCAGCGGATATCACCACATGCTTGCCAAGAAGGGCGTGGCATGGGAAAGCGAGGCGCACCTTGGGATTGCTGACAGGGTATTCGAAGCCATCAACTACTGGGCGGTGAAGGCGAGCAGCGACATTGCGGCGGAAAAAGGCTCCTATGCCTATTTTGAAGGATCTGATTGGCAGACTGGCGCGTATTTTGACAAAAGGAACTACACGGGGGACAGATGGGCGGCTCTACGCTCAACCGTCGCGAAACAAGGCATGAGGAACGCTTATCTCATAGCCATTGCACCGACCAGCTCCACGTCAATCCTTGCCGGGACTACCGCAGGGCTCGACCCTGTCCTGAGACGTTTCTTCCTTGAGGAAAAGAAGAAGAACATCCTGCCTCGTGTGGCTCCTGAGCTGTCGCCGAAGACGTACTGGCTTTATAAGAACGCCCACCTGATTGACCAAATCTGGACAGTCCGCGCCGCAGGCGTGCGCCAGAGGCATGTGGATCAGGCGCAGTCCCTCAATCTCTACATCACCACGGATATGAGCTTCCGCCAGATCATGAATCTGTACGTGGAGGCGTGGAAAAATGGTGTGAAGACAATTTACTACCTGAGAAGCAAAGCACTGGAAGTCGATGAATGCGACTCCTGCGCGTCATAA